CCGCGCGAGGCGCGGGCCCGCCTGGACGCCGGCGGGCTCGCCGACGACGCCCGGCGCCTGCTGCACAGCGCGCACCAGGCCTGCCTGGGCGGCGTCGGCCGGGTCCACCTGCTCGACCGCACCCAGGACGGCGCCCTGCTGCTGGAGCTCTTCACCCGGGACGGCGTGGGCACGCTGATCGCCCCGGAGCCGTTCGAGTCCCTGCGCACCGCCGGGCTCGACGACATCCCCGGCATCCTCGGCCTCATCCGCCCGCTGGAGGAGAGCGGCGCGCTGGTCTACCGCCCCCAGGAGCTGCTCGAAGAGCAGATCAGCGCCTTCACCGTGGCCGAGCGCGACGGCGCCGTAGTCGCCACGGGCGCCCTGCTGCCGTGGCCGGCCGAGGATGCCGGCGAGATCGCCTGCCTGGCCGTGGACCCGGACTACCGCGGCGCCGGGCGCGCCGACGCCCTGGTCCGCCGCCTGGAGCAGCAGGCCCGCGGCCACGGGCTGCACCGGCTGTTCGTGCTCACCACCCGGGCCGAGCACTGGTTCCGCGAACGCGGCTTCGAGCCCGCCGCCCCGGAGGCCCTACCGGCCACGCGGCGGGCGCTCTACGACCGGACCCGGGGCTCGAAGGTCCTGGTCCGGGACATTCCGTGATCCGCCAAACCTGAGGAGTGCTTCGGGCTGATGCGCGCCTATCTCGATCTCGTCCGCCACGTCATGGAGCACGGCCACCGCAAGGCCGACCGGACCGGCACCGGCACGCTGTCGATCTTCGGCCACCAGATGCGCTTCGACCTGCAGGCCGGCTTCCCGCTGGTGACCACCAAGCGCGTGTTCTGGCGCGGCGTGGCCGAGGAGCTGCTGTGGTTCATCCGCGGCAGCACCAACGCCCGCGAGCTGGAGGAGCGCGGGGTGCGGATCTGGTCGCCGTGGGCCGACCCGGACGGCGAGCTGGGACCGGTCTACGGCGCCCAGTGGCGCAGCTGGCGCGCGGCGGACGGCGGCGAGATCGATCAGCTCCGCCAGGTACTCGACCAGCTGCGCGAGCGCCCCGACTCCCGCCGGCACCTGGTCAGCGCCTGGAACGTGGGCGAGCTTGAGCGCATGAACCTGCCGCCCTGCCACCTGCTCTTCCAGTTCTATGTGGCCGACGGGCGGCTCTCCTGCCAGCTCTATCAGCGCAGCGCCGACCTGTTCCTGGGCGTGCCGTTCAACATCGCCTCGTACAGCCTGCTCACCCACCTGGTGGCCCGCCACGTGGGCCTGGACGTGGGCGAGTTCATCTGGACCGGCGGCGACTGCCACCTCTACCTCAACCACCTGGAACAGGCTCGCGAGCAGCTCGGCCGCGAGCCGCGGCCACTGCCCACCCTGCACATCGACCCGGCGGTCACCGACCTCTTTGCGGTGCGCTTCGAGCACCTGCAGCTGACGGGCTACGACCCCCACCCCAAGCTGACCGCCCCGGTGGCGGTGTGAATCTGCAGCCAATAACTCCGATATGCCATCATGAGGCGTGATATGACGCAGTTTTAAGCGCGACCCACGGCGACCTCAGGATGCCAGCATGGCCGAGACACCCGCGAAGCCGCAGCACACTTCCAACTACCGGCGACTGCGCACTCAGCGAGCGCAGGCTGCGCGGGATCGCGTACTCCCTCTTGCTCATGAGGCATTGGGACGCCTTCAGAAGCTTGGAGTGGAAGCCCGCGTGACGGGATCGCTGGCACGGGGCACATTCCACGAGCGCTCGGATGTCGACTTCCTGATCATCCGATTGCCCGACGAGGAGCTGCGGTATCGGCTGGAGCGCGTCATCGAGGAGACGATGGCCGGCATCCCGTTTGATGTCGTCTATCTCGATGAGGTCAGTCATCCCGAACTCCGCCGACGATTCCTTGAGGCCGCCCGTGACCGAAGCAATCTGGCGTGATATCGAGATTGAACTTGAACGTCTCGAGCGCGAGGAAGGGTTCACGCAACGCTTGCTCCAGGAAATGCCCGAAGACCCGCCGTCGGACTCTTATGTTGAATGGCGGGATAAGAAGGCGCTCTCCGATGCCGTTGAGTCCCTCTACACCGGGATGGAACGAGTCCTGAACATCGTTGCCGAGCACTGCGATGGAGAAGCGCCCGCCGGCCGCGACTGGCACCGGCGCCTGATTGACCGCCTTGCCCACGAAGGCGCCGACAGCCAACGGCCGCCATTGCTCTCATCGGAGACCGCCGAGCGGCTCCACGATCTACGCGGTTTCAGACATCGCTCCCGCCAGGGCTACGGCGCTGAACTCGACTGGCGGAAAACGCGCCGGGCCGGAGGCGACGCACTCGACGCACTAACCGCCTTCCGCAACGACCTGCACGTGTTCGGGCGAGCACTCGGCCTGCACGACCATTAACCCTCTTCCACCGGGGAACGGATTCATGGAAATCGTCCTTGTCGCCATCGTCGGCCGCAACGGCGTCATCGGCGCCGACGGCGACCAGCCGTGGCACTTCCGCTGTGACCTACAGCACTTCAAGGCGATCACCCGCGGCCACCCGGTGATCATGGGCCGGCGCACCTTCGCCGCCATCGGCCGCCCGCTGCCGCAGCGGACCAACATTATCCTCAGCCGCGACCCGGCCTTCGCCGCCGAAGGCGTCGAGGTGGCCGCCGACGCGGAGAGCGCCCTGGCCCGCGCCCAGGCGGCGGCCGGGGGCGAGCAGGTGATGATCCTCGGCGGCGGCGCGGTCTACCGGCTCTTCCTGCCCCGCGCCCACCGGGTGGAGCTGACCGAGGTGGATGACGCCCCGCCCGGCGACACCACCTTCCCGGCGCTGGGCGACGACTGGCGGGAGACCGCCCGGGACGAGGCCGAGGAAGACGGCTACCGCCTGACCTTCCGCACCCTGCTCCGTCGCGACGGTTGACCCGGAGGCGCCGTGTACCAGTACCTGTTCGGCCCCGTCCCCTCCCGCCGTCTGGGCATGTCCCTGGGCGTGGATCTGGTCCCGCACAAGGTGTGCAGCTTCAACTGCGTCTACTGCGAGTGCGGCCGCACCACCCGGCTGACCGTCGCCCGCGACACCTACGTGCCGCTGGAGGCGGTGACCGCCGAACTCGAGCACTACCTGGCCCACCACCGCCCGCCGGATTTCTTCACCTTCTCCGGCGCCGGTGAACCCACCCTCAACAGCCACCTGGGCGAGGTGCTGGCCTTCATCCGCGAACGCGCGCCGCAGGCGCGCACGGCGGTGATCACCAACACCAGCCTGATCGACGACCCGCAGGTGCGCGCCGAGCTGGCCGCCGCCGATGTCGTCATGCCGTCGCTGGATGCCGCCACCGAGCGAACCTTCCGGCGCATGGACCGCCCCTCGCCGCGGGTGCGCCTGCAGCCGCTGCTCGACGGCCTAGTGGCTTTCCGCGACCGCTTCAGCGGGGCCATCTGGCTGGAGGTGGTGATCCTCCCCGGCCACAACGACCACCCCGAGGACCTGGCCGCCCTGCGCGAGGCCCTGGTGCGCATCCGCGCCGACCGCATCCAGCTCAATACCCTCGACCGCCCCGGCACCGAGACCGACCTACAGCCCGCCCCGCGCGAGCAGTTGGAGCGAATCGCCGCCGAATGGGGGCTGGGGAACGTCCACGTAGTCGGCGCCGCCCCGCCCCCTGCCACCGAGGCGGGCTACCGCAGCGATGGCGGCTCCAACACCGTACTCGCGACCCTGGCCCGCCGCCCCTGCACCGCCGACGACCTGGCGCACCTGCTCGGCCTCCCCACCGACGAGGTGACCGCACGCCTGG
The nucleotide sequence above comes from Halorhodospira halophila. Encoded proteins:
- a CDS encoding thymidylate synthase; its protein translation is MRAYLDLVRHVMEHGHRKADRTGTGTLSIFGHQMRFDLQAGFPLVTTKRVFWRGVAEELLWFIRGSTNARELEERGVRIWSPWADPDGELGPVYGAQWRSWRAADGGEIDQLRQVLDQLRERPDSRRHLVSAWNVGELERMNLPPCHLLFQFYVADGRLSCQLYQRSADLFLGVPFNIASYSLLTHLVARHVGLDVGEFIWTGGDCHLYLNHLEQAREQLGREPRPLPTLHIDPAVTDLFAVRFEHLQLTGYDPHPKLTAPVAV
- a CDS encoding nucleotidyltransferase domain-containing protein, whose translation is MAETPAKPQHTSNYRRLRTQRAQAARDRVLPLAHEALGRLQKLGVEARVTGSLARGTFHERSDVDFLIIRLPDEELRYRLERVIEETMAGIPFDVVYLDEVSHPELRRRFLEAARDRSNLA
- a CDS encoding dihydrofolate reductase — protein: MEIVLVAIVGRNGVIGADGDQPWHFRCDLQHFKAITRGHPVIMGRRTFAAIGRPLPQRTNIILSRDPAFAAEGVEVAADAESALARAQAAAGGEQVMILGGGAVYRLFLPRAHRVELTEVDDAPPGDTTFPALGDDWRETARDEAEEDGYRLTFRTLLRRDG
- a CDS encoding radical SAM protein, which gives rise to MYQYLFGPVPSRRLGMSLGVDLVPHKVCSFNCVYCECGRTTRLTVARDTYVPLEAVTAELEHYLAHHRPPDFFTFSGAGEPTLNSHLGEVLAFIRERAPQARTAVITNTSLIDDPQVRAELAAADVVMPSLDAATERTFRRMDRPSPRVRLQPLLDGLVAFRDRFSGAIWLEVVILPGHNDHPEDLAALREALVRIRADRIQLNTLDRPGTETDLQPAPREQLERIAAEWGLGNVHVVGAAPPPATEAGYRSDGGSNTVLATLARRPCTADDLAHLLGLPTDEVTARLATLEAEGQITAVVQERGVFYQATDRAARGEAE